A genome region from Panicum virgatum strain AP13 chromosome 4K, P.virgatum_v5, whole genome shotgun sequence includes the following:
- the LOC120703832 gene encoding cytochrome P450 734A4-like translates to MGAAAAAGACLLLLLLHVAARVADALWWRPRRLEAHFARQGVRGPPYRLLLGCVTEMVALMAEAAAKPMSPPDSHDALPRVLAFYHYWRKIYGPMFLIWFGPTPRLTVADPELVREILLTRADAFDRYEAHPVVRQLEGDGLVSLHGDKWALHRRVLAPAFFPDNLNRLAPHVGRSVVALAERWRAMAAAAAGEVEVDVAEWFQAVAEEAITRATFGRSYDSGRVVFRMQARLMAFASEAFRKVLVPGYRFLPTKKNRLSWSLDREIRRGLVALIGRRSDEAEEDEDDGVGLTDKGSSGFRDLLGLMINAGGKKAPAAIPVSDMLEECKTFFFAGKQTTTNLLTWATVLLAMHPDWQERARREVLAVCGADELPSKDHLPKLKTLGMILNETLRLYPPAVATIRRATRDVVLGGGGGQPVSVPRGTELLIPIMAMHHDAALWGPGAARFDPGRFAGGAARAAAHPLAFVPFGLGPRMCIGQNLALLEAKLTLAVLLRRFELARSPNYVHAPTVLMLLYPQHGAPVIFRPVAPPPPAGDGDGSLVAGGR, encoded by the exons AtgggggcggcagcggcggcgggggcgtgcctgctcctcctcctcctgcacgtggcggcgagggtggcggaCGCGCTCTggtggcgcccgcggcggctggAGGCGCACTTCGCGCGGCAGGGCGTGCGGGGCCCGCCATACCGGCTCCTCCTCGGCTGCGTCACGGAGATGGTCGCGCTCatggcggaggccgccgccaaGCCCATGTCGCCGCCGGACTCGCACGACGCGCTCCCCCGGGTGCTCGCCTTCTACCACTACTGGAGGAAGATCTACG ggccGATGTTCCTGATCTGGTTCGGGCCGACGCCGCGGCTGACGGTGGCGGACCCGGAGCTGGTGCGCGAGATCCTCCTGACGCGCGCGGACGCGTTCGACCGCTACGAGGCGCACCCCGTGGTCCGGCAGCTCGAGGGCGACGGCCTCGTCAGCCTCCACGGTGACAAGTGGGCGCTCCACCGCCGCGTCCTCGCCCCGGCCTTCTTCCCCGACAACCTCAAC CGGCTGGCGCCGCACGTCGGCAGGTCGGTGGTGGCGCTTGCCGAGCGGTGGCGGGcgatggcggccgccgccgccggcgaggtggaggtggacgtGGCCGAGTGGTTCCAGGCGGTGGCCGAGGAGGCCATCACGCGAGCCACGTTCGGGCGCAGCTACGACTCCGGCCGCGTCGTCTTCCGCATGCAGGCGCGCCTCATGGCCTTCGCCTCCGAGGCCTTCCGCAAGGTCCTCGTCCCCGGCTACCG GTTCCTGCCGACCAAGAAGAACCGGCTGTCGTGGAGCCTGGACAGGGAGATCCGGCGGGGGCTCGTCGCCCTCATCGGCCGCCGCAGCGAcgaggccgaggaggacgaaGACGATGGCGTGGGCCTCACCGACAAGGGGAGCAGCGGCTTCCGGGACCTGCTGGGGCTCATGATCAATGCCGGCGGCaagaaggcgccggcggcgatacCCGTGTCGGACATGCTGGAGGAGTGCAAGACCTTCTTCTTCGCCGGCAAGCAGACGACCACCAACCTCCTCACCTGGGCGACCGTGCTCCTCGCCATGCACCCGGACTGGCAGGAGCGCGCCCGCCGGGAGGTCCTCGCCGTGTgcggcgccgacgagctccCGTCCAAGGACCACCTCCCCAAGCTCAAGACG CTGGGCATGATCCTGAACGAGACGCTCCGCCTGTACCCGCCGGCGGTGGCCACCATCCGGCGAGCGACGCGCGACgtcgtcctcggcggcggcggcggccagcccgTATCCGTCCCGCGGGGCACCGAACTGCTCATCCCGATCATGGCGATGCACCACGACGCCGCGCTCTGGGGCCCCGGCGCCGCGCGGTTCGACCCGGGCcgcttcgccggcggcgcggcgagggcggcggcgcacccgcTGGCGTTCGTCCCCTTCGGGCTGGGGCCCCGGATGTGCATCGGCCAGAACCTGGCGCTCCTCGAGGCCAAGCTCACGCTGGCCGTCCTGCTCCGCCGCTTCGAGCTCGCGCGCTCGCCCAACTACGTGCACGCGCCGACGGTGCTGATGCTCCTCTACCCGCAGCACGGCGCGCCGGTGATCTTCCGGCCGgtggccccgccgcccccggccggcGACGGGGATGGCAGCTTGGTGGCAGGAGGAAGATGA